From one Comamonas piscis genomic stretch:
- a CDS encoding murein transglycosylase A translates to MVHQTIATSMTNANSASNNISPIGARSLRMLSMAAIVGILAACSTQVPLDEPSSPTTRPPVSGSIEVLPPDANEPLPPAIQQAKSRWVPVHWSSVPGLEQDNLADAWNAWIKSCGRPPAPFAQFCSEVRRMSLASTEEQRAWMVSRFQPYRVESLDGNPDGMLTSYFEPMLEGTRLPGNGYSIPLYKSPASLGTRKPWFSRQQIETSPQVQAELQDKVIAWVNDPVDAMVLHIQGSGRVRITEPDGSVRLIRVAYAATNDHPYKSIGRWLLDQGLVRDATWPGIKAWIAANPSRVNELLWSNPRYVFFKEEPLSPLDAEFGPNGAQGVPLTPGRSIAVDRASIPYGTPVWMSSTGPTVQLNRLVMAQDTGSAILGAVRADYFAGWGHEAGDFAGRVKQPLRLWVLWPRGVAKR, encoded by the coding sequence TGCGATTGTAGGAATTCTGGCAGCCTGCTCCACCCAAGTCCCTTTGGATGAGCCGTCCTCTCCAACGACGCGCCCACCGGTGTCGGGCAGCATCGAGGTGCTGCCACCCGATGCCAACGAGCCGCTGCCTCCGGCGATCCAGCAAGCCAAGAGCCGCTGGGTGCCTGTGCACTGGTCATCGGTGCCCGGTCTGGAGCAGGACAACCTGGCCGACGCCTGGAACGCCTGGATCAAAAGCTGCGGCCGCCCACCCGCGCCCTTTGCGCAGTTCTGCTCCGAGGTGCGGCGCATGAGCCTGGCCTCCACCGAAGAGCAGCGCGCCTGGATGGTGTCGCGCTTCCAGCCCTACCGCGTGGAATCGCTCGATGGCAATCCCGATGGCATGCTGACCAGCTATTTCGAGCCCATGCTGGAGGGCACGCGCCTGCCGGGCAATGGCTATTCGATACCGCTGTACAAATCACCCGCCAGCCTGGGCACGCGCAAGCCCTGGTTCAGCCGCCAGCAGATCGAGACTTCGCCCCAGGTGCAGGCCGAGCTGCAGGACAAGGTGATTGCCTGGGTCAACGATCCTGTCGATGCGATGGTGTTGCATATCCAAGGCTCGGGCCGTGTGCGCATCACGGAGCCCGATGGCTCGGTGCGCCTGATCCGCGTGGCCTATGCCGCCACCAATGACCACCCCTACAAGAGCATTGGCCGTTGGCTGCTGGACCAGGGCTTGGTGCGCGATGCCACCTGGCCGGGCATCAAGGCCTGGATTGCCGCCAACCCGAGCCGCGTCAACGAGTTGCTCTGGAGCAACCCGCGCTATGTCTTCTTCAAGGAAGAGCCGCTGTCGCCGCTGGATGCCGAGTTTGGCCCCAATGGCGCCCAGGGCGTGCCGCTGACCCCTGGCCGCTCGATTGCGGTGGACCGGGCCAGCATCCCCTACGGCACCCCCGTGTGGATGTCGTCCACTGGGCCGACCGTGCAGCTCAACCGCCTAGTGATGGCGCAGGATACGGGCAGTGCCATTTTGGGTGCCGTGCGCGCTGACTACTTTGCCGGTTGGGGCCATGAGGCGGGCGATTTTGCCGGCCGGGTCAAGCAGCCGCTGCGCTTGTGGGTGCTGTGGCCCCGGGGTGTGGCCAAGCGCTGA
- a CDS encoding Lrp/AsnC family transcriptional regulator yields MNQIDKFDWAILYELQQNARLTNADLAQRVGLSAAPCWRRVRALEEAGYITGYHAILDRHKLGLGVLAFVRVDAAQNTADITLRMEESIRLLPEVTSCHYISGAGTFELQVVAKDLESFSSFIRNVLLRLPNVKDVHTTFSLGEVKSSSALPLPMTANPKGSPLR; encoded by the coding sequence ATGAACCAAATTGACAAATTCGACTGGGCCATCCTCTACGAGCTTCAACAAAACGCCCGTTTGACGAATGCCGACCTGGCCCAGCGCGTGGGGCTGTCGGCCGCGCCCTGCTGGCGCCGGGTGCGCGCGCTGGAAGAGGCCGGCTACATCACCGGCTACCACGCCATCCTGGACCGCCACAAGCTCGGCCTGGGCGTGCTGGCCTTTGTCCGCGTCGATGCCGCGCAGAACACCGCCGACATCACCTTGCGCATGGAAGAGTCGATCCGCCTGCTGCCCGAGGTCACCTCTTGCCACTACATCAGTGGCGCCGGCACCTTTGAGCTGCAGGTGGTGGCCAAGGATTTGGAGAGCTTCTCCAGCTTTATCCGCAATGTGCTGTTGCGCCTGCCGAATGTGAAAGATGTACACACCACGTTTTCGCTGGGCGAGGTCAAGTCCAGCAGCGCCCTGCCGCTGCCGATGACGGCCAACCCCAAGGGCTCGCCCTTGCGCTAA